GCGCCATTCTTCAATCTTGTTCCACCATTTCGCCAGACCTTCTTTGTGGGTCTTGCGGCCACGGGATTTCCACACGCGCAGAAGGTCTTCCAACACATGGGCCACATCGCCAATGATCGGCACATCTACGTGAATCACCTTGTTGATCGAGGACGGGTCAATGTCGATATGGGCCTTCTTGGAGCCCGGCGAGAAGGCATCGACACGTCCGGTGATCCGGTCATCGAAGCGCGCGCCGATATTGATCATCAGGTCGCAGCCATGCATCGCCATGTTGGCCTCGTAAAGACCGTGCATACCGAGCATCCCCAACCATTGATCACCGGACGCAGGATAAGCGCCAAGCCCCATAAGAGTGGAGGTTACAGGGAAGCCGGTTTCCTTCGCGAGGTCACGCAGCAACGCCGTCGCGCTGTCGCCGGAGTTGATGACGCCACCACCAGTATAGATGATCGGGCGCTGAGCATTCTCCATCATCTCCGCAAGCTCGGTGATGCGTTCAATATCGCCTTTCACCTTCGGGCTATAATGCTGCGTACGCGCGGCTTTTGGAGCAACGTAGGAGCCTTTGGCGAACTGGACGTCTTTCGGAATGTCCACCAGAACCGGGCCGGGGCGACCGTGAGTAGCCACATGGAACGCTTGGTGAATGACGTCGGACAATTGATCCGTGTCCTTCACCAACCAATTGTGCTTGGTGCAGGGGCGGGTGATGCCAACGGTGTCGGCTTCCTGAAACGCGTCATTGCCGATCATGAAGGTTGGAACCTGACCCGTCAGAACAACCATCGGAATGCTGTCCATCAGCGCATCGGTCATGCCGGTGACGGCATTCGTGGCGCCGGGGCCGGACGTCACAAGAACAACGCCCGGTTTGCCGGTGGAACGGGCATAGCCTTCCGCGGCATGGGTAGCACCTTGTTCATGGCGGACCAGAATGTGATTGATCTTGTTTTGCTGAAAAATCTCGTCGTAGATCGGCAGCACAGCGCCACCGGGATATCCGAATACCGTGTCAACGCCCTGATCAATCAGGGCCTGAACCACCATCTCCGCGCCGGTCATTTGCTTGTTCGCCATCGTGCTATCCTTAACTCTTTCGTCTTTTCATCTGCTCACAAAAAAGCCCCCGTGTTTGGCGGGGGCGCATGGGTTCCGTTATGGAGTGTCGTTACCGACCCATGCACCGTTTTCTTAGAATGACGACTACATCGGCCATGCCGAATGCTCCTTCGTGAGTGTTTGGGGACATTACCAGCCGATTCCGGAGGGTCAACCGCCAATCTGATGAATTTTGTGTCTCTAGGGCAGATTTTATTGTATTTTTGTTGCGCCAGGCGGCTCACTAGCGACATTAACCCAAAAACTGGAGCGCAAAATGCCCAAGCTTACCCAGATTACGCCATTTCTCATGTGCTCTGACATCAAGGCGGAAATAGCGTTCTTTGAAGATTATTTGGGATTTTCCACGGGGTTTCTGTCTGAGGGCGATTACAGCTACGCTTTTCTGCGCCGCGACAACGCCGCGGTGCGGCTCTTGACCACCGACGCAGACCTGACGGATGAGCGGTGTCAGAATATGATCTATATTGATGTTGATGACGTCGACGCGCTTTGGACAGAGCTAGGACCCAAACTGTCAACCCTACCGAGCGGTCGCGTCAGAGCACCGTTCGATCAACCCTACAACCAACGCGAATTCCACGTCATTGACGAAGGACCAAACCTGATTTTGTTCGGGCATTCGATCTCGCCAGGCAAATAGACCGCGCACGATCGCGTGACACAGGCAACCCTTTGGCTTGTTACGCGTTAAGTTCCTCTTGGCCACATGAGGATTTAGTTGCATGAGCGTGTATTTGACGGGGCTTGGGATGGCGGTGCCGCCGCATGTTCTTCCCCAAACCCTCGCCGAAGATACGGCGCGCCGACTGCTTGGCCCCAGATATTCGCAATTCGAGCGACTGGCCCCCAGTTTCGCAACGTCAGGCGTCAAGACGCGCTATTCCGTGGTTCCTATCGACTGGTTCACCCATGACAAGGGTTGGACCGAGCGCACCGCTGCTTATGCGAAGGGGGCGACGGAGCTATTTATCTCAGCCGCGACCGCTGCGCTTGACGACGCTGGGCTGCGCGCGGACCAAGTCGACACAGTCGTCACCGTTTCAACGACAGGCATCGCGACCCCGACTTTAGAAGCGCGGGCCTTCTCGCGCATGGGCTTTCGGCGAAACATCCAGCGCGTGCCTGTCTTCGGGCTGGGATGTGCGGGTGGCGTCAGCGGTCTAGGGATCGCGCAGCAACTCGCCACCGCCGCTCCCGGATCGAACGTGCTGATGGTTGCTGTGGAAGCATGTTCCGTGTCGTTTCGCACGGACCGAATGCAAAAGGCCGACATTATCGCGACCGTGTTGTTTGGGGACGGCGCTGCGGCGGCAGTGCTGTCGACCGAAGGGCAGGGACCGCGCCTTGGTCCTGCACGCCAGATCCTATGGCCGGACACGCTGGACATCATGGGATGGGATGTGGATGAAGTTGGGCTTGGCGTCATATTCGATCGCTCGATCCCTGACTTCGTGACAAACCACCTGCGAGAGGCGGCGCTTACAGCGCTGGAGTTAAGCGGGCTGCGAGAAGCCGGTATTTCTCGCTTCGTTTGTCACCCCGGTGGTGCGAAGGTTGTGACGGCGATCGAGAACGCATTGTCGCTCCGCTCCGAAAGCCTGAGTGAAGAGCGCGCGGTGCTCCGAGATTTCGGCAATATGTCCGCGCCCACCGTTCTGTTTGTGCTAAAGAAAGTACTCGAAACCCCGCAGAAGGGCCAAATGATACTGGCAGCTCTAGGCCCGGGCTTCACGGGTGCTTTTATGCCCCTCCACGTCAACTGAGGGAGGTCTCATGAGCCCCGCCATACTGTTCCTTACCTTTATCATCGTGCAACGCCTCTCGGAGTTGGTCATCGCGAAGCGCAACACCGCAAGACTGATGGCTGAAGGTGCCAGAGAGATTGGCGCCGCGCATTATCCGGCGATGGTCGCCATGCACACAGCTTGGATTGCCGCGCTTGTCGTGTTCGGGTGGCAAAATCCCGTGTCGCTCCCTTGGCTCATGATTTTCGCTGTTCTCCAAGGTCTCAGACTTTGGATCCTGACGACGCTTGGCCCGCGCTGGACCACGCGCATCATCATTACCGATACGCCATTGGTCAACGCCGGCCCGTTTCGTTATTTGCGCCATCCAAACTACACGCTGGTTGTGGCCGAAATCATCGTCGCCCCGATGGTGCTCGGATTGGTTTGGGTCGCTGTTTTGTGGACGATCCTGAACGCCGCGATGCTCTTCGTGCGCATCCGCGCCGAGAACGCGGGGCTTGCGCCGCATCGGGACTAGCGGCACAACCAAGCCATTCTGCAACTCAGGAGCAGCACCTTGGC
Above is a window of Litoreibacter janthinus DNA encoding:
- a CDS encoding acetolactate synthase 3 large subunit encodes the protein MANKQMTGAEMVVQALIDQGVDTVFGYPGGAVLPIYDEIFQQNKINHILVRHEQGATHAAEGYARSTGKPGVVLVTSGPGATNAVTGMTDALMDSIPMVVLTGQVPTFMIGNDAFQEADTVGITRPCTKHNWLVKDTDQLSDVIHQAFHVATHGRPGPVLVDIPKDVQFAKGSYVAPKAARTQHYSPKVKGDIERITELAEMMENAQRPIIYTGGGVINSGDSATALLRDLAKETGFPVTSTLMGLGAYPASGDQWLGMLGMHGLYEANMAMHGCDLMINIGARFDDRITGRVDAFSPGSKKAHIDIDPSSINKVIHVDVPIIGDVAHVLEDLLRVWKSRGRKTHKEGLAKWWNKIEEWRAKRCLEYKNSETIIKPQYALQRLEALTKHRKDRFICTEVGQHQMWAAQYLGFDDPNHWMTSGGLGTMGYGLPASVGVQVAHPDALVINVAGEASWLMNMQEMGTARQYNLPIKQFILNNERLGMVRQWQQLLHGNRYSHSWSEALPDFVVLAQAFGAKGIKCTDPSDLDDAIMEMLNHDGPVVFDCGVEKHENCYPMIPSGAPHNEMLMGEDTGEDAIGAKGAVMV
- a CDS encoding isoprenylcysteine carboxyl methyltransferase family protein; this encodes MSPAILFLTFIIVQRLSELVIAKRNTARLMAEGAREIGAAHYPAMVAMHTAWIAALVVFGWQNPVSLPWLMIFAVLQGLRLWILTTLGPRWTTRIIITDTPLVNAGPFRYLRHPNYTLVVAEIIVAPMVLGLVWVAVLWTILNAAMLFVRIRAENAGLAPHRD
- a CDS encoding bleomycin resistance protein, which gives rise to MPKLTQITPFLMCSDIKAEIAFFEDYLGFSTGFLSEGDYSYAFLRRDNAAVRLLTTDADLTDERCQNMIYIDVDDVDALWTELGPKLSTLPSGRVRAPFDQPYNQREFHVIDEGPNLILFGHSISPGK
- a CDS encoding type III polyketide synthase, which gives rise to MSVYLTGLGMAVPPHVLPQTLAEDTARRLLGPRYSQFERLAPSFATSGVKTRYSVVPIDWFTHDKGWTERTAAYAKGATELFISAATAALDDAGLRADQVDTVVTVSTTGIATPTLEARAFSRMGFRRNIQRVPVFGLGCAGGVSGLGIAQQLATAAPGSNVLMVAVEACSVSFRTDRMQKADIIATVLFGDGAAAAVLSTEGQGPRLGPARQILWPDTLDIMGWDVDEVGLGVIFDRSIPDFVTNHLREAALTALELSGLREAGISRFVCHPGGAKVVTAIENALSLRSESLSEERAVLRDFGNMSAPTVLFVLKKVLETPQKGQMILAALGPGFTGAFMPLHVN